A window from Rhinolophus sinicus isolate RSC01 linkage group LG01, ASM3656204v1, whole genome shotgun sequence encodes these proteins:
- the ZC3H15 gene encoding zinc finger CCCH domain-containing protein 15 — translation MPPKKQAQAGGSKKAEQKKKEKIIEDKTFGLKNKKGAKQQKFIKAVTHQVKFGQQNPRQVAQSEAEKKLKKDDKKKELQELNELFKPVVAAQKISKGADPKSVVCAFFKQGQCTKGDKCKFSHDLTLERKGEKRSVYIDARDEELEKDTMDNWDEKKLEEVVNKKHGEAEKKKPKTQIVCKHFLDAIENNKYGWFWVCPGGGDICMYRHALPPGFVLKKDKKKEEKEDEISLEDLIERERSALGPNVTKITLESFLAWKKRKRQEKIDKLEQDMERRKADFKAGKALVISGREVFEFRPELVDDDDEEADDTRYTQGTGGDEVDDSVSVNDIDLSLYIPRDVDETGITVASLERFSTYTSEKDENKLSEASGGRAENGERSDLEEDSEGEGQENGAIDAVPVDENLFTGEDLDELEEELNTLDLEE, via the exons GACAAAACTTTTGGTCTAAAGAATAAGAAAGGAGCAAAGCAACAGAAGTTTATCAAGGCTGTCACTCATCAAGTTAAATTTGGTCAACAAAATCCACGTCAG GTAGCACAAAGTGAAgctgaaaagaaattgaagaaagatGATAAGAAGAAAGAATTGCAAGAGCTAAATGAGCTGTTCAAACCTGTAGTTGCTgctcaaaaaataagtaaag GTGCAGATCCTAAATCCGTGGTATGTGCATTCTTCAAGCAAGGACAGTGTACTAAAGGAGATAAGTGTAAGTTCTCTCATGACCTGACTCTGGAGAGAAAGGGTGAAAAGCGAAGCGTTTACATTGATGCAAGAGATGAAGAACTTGAAAAAG ataCTATGGATAATTGGGACgagaaaaaactggaagaagtGGTGAACAAGAAGCACGGTGAGGcggaaaagaaaaaaccaaaaactcaaATA GTGTGCAAGCATTTCCTTGATGctattgaaaacaacaaatatgGCTGGTTTTGGGTGTGccctggaggaggtgatatttgcATGTATCGTCATGCACTTCCTCCTGGATTTGtgttgaaaaaagataaaaagaaagaagagaaagaagatgaaatttCATTAGAAGATCTCATTGAAAGAGag CGTTCTGCCCTAGGTCCAAATGTTACCAAAATTACTCTAGAATCTTTTCTTgcctggaagaaaaggaaaagacaagaaaagattgataaacttGAGCAAgatatggaaagaagaaaagcagactTCAAAGCAGGGAAAGCATTAGTG ATCAGTGGTCGTGAGGTGTTTGAATTCCGGCCTGAACTGGTTGATGATGATGACGAGGAAGCAGATGACACCCGTTATACCCAGGGGACAGGTGGTGATGAG gttgATGATTCAGTGAGTGTAAATGACATAGACTTAAGCCTGTACATCCCTAGAGATGTGGATGAGACAGGTATTACTGTGGCCAGTCTTGAGAGATTCAGCACATATACTTCAGAAAAGGATG aaaacaaattaagtGAAGCTTCCGGAGGTAGGGCTGAAAATGGTGAAAGAAGTGATTTAGAAGAGGACAGCGAAGGGGAGGGACAAGAAAATGGAGCCATCGATGCTGTTCCTGTTGATGAAAATCTTTTTACTGGGGAAGATTTGGATGAACTAGAAGAAGAATTAAACACACTTGATTTAGAAGAATGA